One window from the genome of Esox lucius isolate fEsoLuc1 chromosome 23, fEsoLuc1.pri, whole genome shotgun sequence encodes:
- the tnpo3 gene encoding transportin-3, with amino-acid sequence MEKPTVALVYQAVQALYHDPDPAGKERASVWLGELQRSMYAWEMADQLLQLKQDVESCYFAAQTMKMKIQTSFYELPPETHIALRDSLLSHIQSLKDLSPIIVTQLALAIADLALQMASWKGCVHTLIEKYSNDVSSMTFLIEILTVLPEEVHSRSLRIGANRRTEIIEDLAYYSSTVVTLLGSCVEKTGSDEKMLIKVFRCLGSWFNLGVLDSNFMANNQLLMVLFQVLQRDETSTNLHEAASDCVCSALYAIENVDAHMPLALQLFQGVLTLETAYHMAVAREDLDKVLNYCRIFTELCETFLETTVRSPGQGMGDLRTLELLLICAGHPQYEVVEISFNFWYRLGEHLYKTNDPALHGIFRPYIQRLLHGLARHCQLDPDHEGIPEDTDDFGEFRMRVSDLVKDVIFLVGSMECFSQLYSTLKEGNPPWEVTEAVLFIMAAIAKSVDPENNPTLTEVLEQVVLLPETVHIAVRYTSIELVGEMSEVVDRNPRFLDPVLNYLMKGLREKPLASVAAKAIHNICSVCRDHMAQHFQGLLDIARALDSFALSTEAAVGLLKGTALVLARLPLDKIAECLSDLCAVQVMALKKLLSQNPSNGKAADPTVWLDRLAVIFRHTNPIVENGQTHPCQKVIQEIWPVLSETLNTHQADNRIVERCCRCLRFAVRCVGKGSASLLQPLVTQMVSVYQVYPHSCFLYLGSILVDEYGMEEGCRQGLLDMLQALCMPTFQLLEQPNGLRNHPDTVDDLFRLATRFVQRSPVTLLSSGIIVHIIQCAIAATTLDHRDANCSVMKFVRDLIHTGVSNDHEDDFEVRKQLIGQAMEQHGQQLVTQLMHTCCFCLPPYTLPDVAEVLWEIMVFDRPTFCRWLENALKGLPKETSGGAVTVTHKQLTDFHKQVTSAEECKQVCWAIREFTRLFR; translated from the exons ATGTACGCTTGGGAGATGGCAGACCAGCTCCTTCAGCTGAAGCAGGATGTGGAGTCCTGTTACTTTGCTGCCCAGACCATGAAGATGAAGATCCAGACATCGTTCTACGAACTCCCGCCTGAGACCCACATTGCCCTCAGAGACTCActgctctcacacatacaaagCCTCAAAGACCTCTCCCCCATCATAGTCACCCAG CTAGCTCTGGCCATTGCAGACCTTGCCCTTCAGATGGCTTCCTGGAAGGGCTGTGTCCACACTCTTATTGAAAA gTACAGCAATGATGTAAGCTCAATGACGTTTCTGATAGAGATCCTCACAGTCCTTCCCGAAGAGGTCCACAGCCGCTCCTTACGCATCGGAGCCAATCGCAGGACAGAGATCATTGAGGACCTGGCATACTACTCTAGCACCGTGGTCACTCTACTG GGGTCGTGTGTTGAGAAGACTGGCAGCGATGAGAAGATGCTGATCAAGGTGTTTCGTTGCCTGGGCAGCTGGTTCAACCTGGGCGTCTTGGACAGCAACTTCATGGCAAACAACCAGCTCCTCATGGTCCTCTTCCAAGTGCTG CAGAGGGATGAGACCTCCACTAACCTGCACGAGGCGGCGTCCGACTGTGTATGTTCAGCCCTGTACGCCATCGAGAACGTGGACGCGCACATGCCCCTGGCccttcagctcttccagggCGTCCTCACGCTGGAGACTGCTTATCACATGGCCGTGGCACGGGAAGACCTTGACAA AGTGTTGAACTACTGTAGGATCTTCACGGAGCTGTGTGAGACCTTCCTGGAGACGACAGTGAGGAGTCCGGGCCAGGGCATGGGAGACCTGAGGACGCTGGAGCTGCTGCTCATCTGTGCGGGACACCCCCAATATGAG GTCGTGGAGATCTCCTTTAACTTCTGGTATCGTCTGGGAGAGCATCTTTATAAGACCAACGATCCTGCCCTTCACGGCATCTTCAGGCCCTACATCCAGAGACTGCTCCATGGTCTGGCCCGTCACTGCCAGTTAGACCCCGACCAT GAGGGAATCCCAGAAGATACAGATGATTTTGGGGAATTCAGGATGCGGGTGTCTGATCTCGTCAAGGATGTAATTTTCCTCGTGGGCTCAATGGAATGTTTCTCCCAG TTGTACTCTACTCTAAAAGAAGGGAACCCTCCCTGGGAGGTGACTGAGGCTGTTCTCTTCATCATGGCGGCCATCGCCAAAAGTGTAGACCC TGAGAACAACCCTACCCTGACAGAGGTTTTGGAGCAGGTGGTCCTGCTCCCGGAGACAGTCCACATCGCCGTGCGCTACACCAGCATCGAGCTGGTGGGGGAGATGAGCGAGGTTGTTGACCGCAACCCACGCTTTTTAG ACCCTGTGCTGAACTACCTAATGAAGGGCTTGAGGGAGAAGCCCCTGGCGTCCGTAGCGGCCAAGGCCATCCACAACATCTGCTCGGTGTGTCGGGACCACATGGCCCAGCACTTCCAGGGCCTGCTGGACATCGCTCGGGCCCTCGACTCCTTCGCCTTGTCCACCGAGGCCGCCGTGGGCCTCCTTAAAG GTACCGCCCTGGTCCTTGCCCGGCTGCCCCTGGATAAGATCGCTGAGTGTTTGAGTGACCTGTGCGCCGTTCAGGTCATGGCCCTCaaaaag CTTCTCTCCCAGAACCCGAGCAACGGGAAAGCCGCTGACCCCACCGTCTGGCTGGACAGACTAGCAGTCATCTTTCG ACACACAAACCCCATTGTAGAGAACGGACAGACACACCCATGTCAGAAAGTCATCCAGGAG ATCTGGCCAGTCCTGTCAGAGACTCTGAACACCCACCAGGCTGATAACCGCATCGTGGAGCGCTGCTGTCGCTGTCTGCGGTTTGCTGTGCGCTGCGTGGGAAAAGGATCTGCGTCTCTACTACAGCCCCTAGTTACACAG ATGGTCAGTGTGTATCAGGTGTATCCCCACTCCTGCTTCCTATACCTGGGCAGCATCCTGGTGGATGAGTACGGCATGGAGGAGGGCTGCCGACAGGGTCTACTGGACATGCTACAG GCTCTGTGTATGCCCACCTTCCAGTTGTTGGAGCAGCCCAACGGCCTCCGTAACCACCCAGACACAGTGGACGACCTCTTCAGACTAGCAACAAG GTTTGTCCAGCGCAGTCCCGTCACTCTGCTCAGCAGCGGCATCATCGTCCACATCATCCAGTGTGCCATCGCTGCCACCACGCTGGACCACCGGGACGCCAACTGCAGCGTCATGAAGTTTGTTCGAGACCTCATCCACACGGGCGTCAGCAATGAC CACGAGGATGACTTTGAGGTACGGAAGCAGCTGATTGGCCAGGCCATGGAGCAACACGGGCAGCAGTTGGTCACCCAGCTCATGCACACCTGCTGCTTCTGCCTGCCACCTTACACACTCCCCGATGTGGCCGAGGTGCTTTGGGAGATCATGGTGTTCGACAGGCCG ACGTTCTGCCGCTGGCTGGAGAATGCGCTGAAGGGGCTGCCTAAGGAGACGTCGGGTGGCGCTgtgacagtcacacacaaacagctcaCAGACTTCCACAAGCAAGTCACCAG TGCAGAGGAGTGTAAGCAGGTGTGCTGGGCCATACGGGAGTTCACCAGATTGTTCCGATAA